From a region of the Trichoderma atroviride chromosome 6, complete sequence genome:
- a CDS encoding uncharacterized protein (EggNog:ENOG41~antiSMASH:Cluster_6.1), protein MAQPHFLADAFPYTKTINGQEIAFTDYGFAHDGPAIVTFSGWNSDHRGYSYVTSYLMEHYRVISICFRGHGPNRDNVEDFGFDDHARDALALLDTLGVDQFIVLAASHGNWAAMNLAEIAGRERLLAILILDHLAVDASPQFYGALKALQGKDTWRQTTVAFFKSWLGGNQNANIQYQCLTAIGGFGYETWARSGRTVEAAYRTWGSPLKRLEALNDPPLVHHVYSQPGSDEYAKLHQDFQQKHPEWFTYTHAKGDTHFPHIEQPELVFKETVALMDKAIKRAAPSKN, encoded by the coding sequence ATGGCTCAGCCACACTTTTTGGCAGATGCATTCCCTTACACCAAGACCATCAATGGCCAAGAGATTGCGTTTACAGACTATGGCTTTGCTCACGACGGGCCTGCGATTGTGACGTTCTCCGGATGGAATTCCGACCACCGAGGATATTCCTATGTCACGTCATATCTGATGGAGCATTATCGTGTTATTAGCATCTGCTTCAGAGGCCATGGGCCTAACCGTGACAACGTCGAAGACTTTGGGTTCGACGACCATGCCCGGGATGCCCTGGCTCTGCTGGATACGCTAGGCGTCGATCAGTTTATTGTTCTTGCAGCGTCCCACGGAAACTGGGCAGCAATGAACTTGGCTGAGATTGCGGGCCGTGAGCGCTTGCTAGCAATCTTGATCCTGGACCATCTAGCGGTCGACGCTTCCCCTCAGTTTTACGGAGCGCTGAAAGCCCTACAGGGGAAAGACACTTGGCGCCAGACGACCGTAGCGTTCTTCAAGAGCTGGCTTGGTGGTAACCAGAATGCAAACATTCAGTATCAATGCCTTACCGCCATTGGAGGCTTTGGCTACGAGACCTGGGCCCGATCCGGGAGGACGGTTGAAGCAGCATACAGAACCTGGGGCTCTCCATTGAAGAGGCTTGAAGCACTGAATGACCCGCCTTTGGTCCACCACGTTTACAGTCAGCCTGGTAGCGACGAATATGCAAAGCTCCATCAAGACTTTCAGCAAAAGCACCCAGAATGGTTCACATATACTCACGCTAAAGGTGATACGCATTTCCCTCACATTGAACAGCCGGAGTTGGTTTTCAAGGAGACGGTGGCACTTATGGATAAAGCTATCAAGCGAGCAGCGCCTTCAAAAAATTAA
- a CDS encoding uncharacterized protein (EggNog:ENOG41~SMCOG1005:Drug resistance transporter, EmrB/QacA~TransMembrane:14 (i41-68o80-97i109-127o133-155i167-191o197-221i233-254o266-286i307-325o337-360i372-391o397-419i431-454o508-527i)~antiSMASH:Cluster_6.1), with translation MSKEETEGSIPPEVVTTGENIDSEGGSDPAKQEWKISKRTLFVFITICVLTLMVALDSTSIGVALPTISRALHSSGIETFWAGTGFLLCATVFQPNFVSFSNIFGRRPVFIVAIIFFLVGAIVAGVSKKVGQLLVGRCIQGIGGGGISAITEVLIADLVPMRYRGQYYGLMNAMWSVGSVTGPIIGGAFAGDASWRWIFYINFPFIGIGIFCVVVFMNLHFVPTSLAEKLRRIDYVGSVVFIASTTSFLIPLTWGGVLYSWDSWRTLVPLIIGIAGIALFVAYEAFIAPNPIIPIELFNNRTAGVSYFSSALSGLLVWCIVYYMPLYFQAVKEYTPVLTGVCLFPQTFTVAPAGAFAGAIITKTGRYRWSTWSGWALATLGLGLLCILRPGTSIPGWIFLNLVSGVGLGFLFPSVATAIQAATAPENVPMALALFSFFRSLGQAVGVAIGGVVFQNRMVANLRQYPHLAANATAYGADAAGLVDIIKAMPDGQDKHDIKVAFVDSLRIVWAVCCALAGVGLLLSLLVQKYDINQELSGDQGIIEKDHPQPPRENTEEI, from the exons ATGTCAaaggaagagacagaagGCTCTATTCCACCAGAGGTTGTCACCACTGGTGAGAACATAGACTCTGAAGGGGGTAGTGACCCAGCAAAGCAAGAATGGAAAATCTCGAAGCGCACGCTATTCGTCTTCATTACCATCTGTGTCTTGACCCTCATGGTGGCTTTAGATAGCACATCCATTGGTGTGGCATTGCCT ACGATTTCTAGGGCTCTTCATAGTTCTGGAATCGAGACGTTTTGGGCTGGTACTGGATTTCTGCTGTGCGCGACAG TTTTCCAACCAaactttgtttccttttccaaCATTTTTGGCCGTCGACCTGTCTTCAtcgttgccatcatcttcttcctcgttgGAGCAATAGTTGCTGGTGTCTCAAAGAAGGTTGGCCAGCTGTTGGTCGGCCGATGCATTCAAGGCattggaggtggtggcatCTCGGCCATCACCGAGGTTCTCATTGCCGACTTGGTGCCGATGCGGTATCGAGGACAATATTACGGTCTGATGAATGCCATGTGGAGTGTGGGATCCGTGACTGGCCCGATTATTGGAGGCGCATTTGCTGGTGACGCATCATGG CGATGGATATTTTACATCAACTTCCCTTTCATCGGCATTGGCATTTTCTgtgtcgtcgtcttcatgaATCTTCATTTTGTCCCAACCTCACTAGCCGAGAAGCTTCGTCGAATCGACTACGTTGGCTCAGTTGTGTTCATCGCCAGCACGACGTCTTTCCTTATTCCATTGACATGGGGCGGTGTCCTGTATAGCTGGGATTCATGGAGAACACTAGTCCCCCTGATCATTGGTATCGCCGGTATCGCCCTATTCGTCGCCTACGAGGCATTCATCGCCCCTAATCCAATCATTCCGATCGAACTATTCAACAACCGCACTGCTGGAGTCTCGTATTTCAGCTCTGCACTCTCAGGCCTGCTTGTGTGGTGTATTGTCTACTACATGCCGCTGTACTTTCAGGCTGTGAAGGAATACACTCCCGTCTTGACTGGTGTATGTCTCTTCCCGCAGACTTTCACCGTGGCGCCTGCTGGTGCTTTCGCTGGAGCGATCATTACGAAGACTGGCAGATATCGTTGGTCTACCTGGTCAGGTTGGGCTCTTGCAACTCTTGGCTTGGGGTTGCTCTGCATTCTGAGGCCAGGCACGAGCATACCTGGATGGATTTTCTTGAACTTAGTCTCGGGTGTTGGCCTCGGGTTTCTCTTCCCTTCGGTAGCTACAGCCATCCAAGCTGCCACCGCTCCAGAGAATGTTCCTATGGCTTTGGCCCtgttcagcttcttccgATCGCTCGGCCAAGCTGTGGGGGTGGCTATTGGAGGAGTGGTTTTCCAGAACCGCATGGTTGCCAACCTGCGCCAATATCCTCATCTTGCGGCAAACGCGACAGCTTATGGTGCGGACGCGGCAGGCCTGGTTGACATCATCAAGGCAATGCCCGATGGCCAAGATAAGCACGATATCAAGGTTGCTTTCGTAGACAGTCTGCGTATTGTCTGGGCAGTGTGCTGTGCCCTGGCTGGAGTCGGCCTCCTGCTAAGTCTGCTCGTTCAGAAGTATGATATCAACCAGGAACTCAGCGGTGATCAGGGAATCATTGAAAAAGATCATCCCCAACCCCCCAGAGAAAACACAGAGGAGATTTGA
- a CDS encoding putative secondary metabolism biosynthetic enzyme (antiSMASH:Cluster_6.1), producing MRFPPPPRSDIVWNGLAALTTVNGHVQSTWTNETGWSEPEFIPDPYLRVHGLAPVFNYGQEAYEGLKAFRTPDDRDINIVRPNFHAIRMQHSASLVSIPAVPEELFMQSVHLAVAKNAEFVPPNGENGMLYIRPIVFGSGPRILLSPTDEYTFCVYVTPAAAYHGIQPLDALILEDFDRAAPRGTGSGKVGGNYAPVMKWADKAKSQGYALTLHLDSQTRSEIDEFSTSGFIGVKVEGGKTVIVVPNSSSAINSATCDSIQQLALSFDWKVERRPVKYEELSEFSEVLACGTAVTVVPVKSITREATNDKFVYQDGAAEPGPVASKIAKTVEDIQKGRIEDKFSWLTRVTAV from the exons ATGCGTTTCCCTCCCCCTCCACGAAGTGATATAG TATGGAACGGCCTCGCCGCGTTGACAACTGTCAATGGGCACGTCCAATCAACGTGGACCAATGAGACAGGCTGGTCTGAGCCAGAGTTTATCCCAGATCCATACCTTCGTGTTCACGGATTGGCACCTGTCTTCAACTATG GCCAAGAGGCATACGAAGGACTCAAGG CCTTTCGCACTCCTGATGACAGGGACATCAACATTGTAAGACCTAATTTTCATGCCATCCGAATGCAGCATTCCGCATCATTGGTCTCTATCCCAGCGGTTCCCGAGGAGCTTTTCATGCAATCTGTGCACCTCGCAGTAGCAAAGAACGCAGAATTCGTACCACCAAACGGTGAAAATGGAATGCTATACATTCGGCCCATTGTTTTCGGTTCCGGGCCTCGTATCTTGCTCAGCCCGACTGATGAATACACCTTTTGCGTCTACGTTACCCCCGCGGCTGCTTACCATGGTATTCAACCGCTTGATGCTTTAATCCTGGAAGATTTTGATCGGGCTGCCCCTCGAGGTACTGGATCTGGCAAGGTTGGGGGCAATTACGCTCCTGTGATGAAATGGGCCGACAAGGCTAAGAGCCAAGGCTATGCCCTCACGCTGCATCTTGACAGCCAAACAAGAAGCGAAATTGATGAGTTTTCCACATCAGGCTTCATTGGCGTCAAGGTGGAAGGTGGAAAGACTGTCATTGTGGTGCCCAATAGCTCAAGTGCCATCAACAGCGCCACATGTGATAGTATTCAACAGTTGGCCCTATCCTTTGATTGGAAAGTCGAGCGCCGGCCT GTCAAATACGAGGAATTGTCTGAATTCTCAGAGGTCCTGGCTTGCGGAACTGCTGTAACCGTCGTTCCTGTCAAGTCTATTACCCGGGAAGCAACAAATGACAAGTTTGTCTATCAGGACGGAGCTGCAGAGCCTGGACCTGTAGCAtccaagattgccaagaCTGTGGAAGACATCCAGAAAGGTAGGATCGAGGACAAGTTCAGCTGGCTTACAAGAGTCACTGCTGTGTAG
- a CDS encoding uncharacterized protein (EggNog:ENOG41~TransMembrane:1 (i12-33o)~antiSMASH:Cluster_6.1~SMCOG1034:cytochrome P450) — MIFQLYESSPGLLAVGVVLSLATVAVFTIRLWGEFVGNAILNTFNGGVLSTGRAAPGPKWQWPNGQFADKFLNGAARSEEWRKYGPVYRVWAGPKPEIVLTTPEDLKVFHTDSDKHTKPLDGNFGWFFDKVLGRCVGLLSLDEWKNMRRVVDPSFTHGASVKRISVTESDARAFVENLHTISNEGAEIAKTKGRFTVPAMAAFMKFPFIFTAEVVYGNMTEAEKEELWEIAEKRQALLPFFFKGSFYRTSYLKWFDRPAYNQLQEFLDSWAEFNTRMARSRREQGLPLPIVTYWDEYLQGNITLEQVTHTLDEMLFANLDVTTHVLTWAITLIADHENAKKELREEIEAHKDNLQEYITNVNTHLHRCYYESLRLRPIAVFSIGESAPSVKNFRGIHVKPNTMVLVDTYAINVRNPFWGPNSEEYDPNRFRNLKSTDLRYNLFVFGFGYRKCLGQYLAGHMVKAILVHLFSQYEAKIIDGRKGKADYDIDKTTWVPVADVTVELTKL, encoded by the exons ATGATATTTCAACTGTACGAGTCATCTCCCGGCCTTCTGGCTGTGGGAGTTGTATTATCGTTGGCTACTGTGGCTGTGTTCACTATCCGGTTATGGGGTGAATTCGTTGGAAAT GCCATCCTCAATACGTTCAATGGCGGCGTGTTGTCAACGGGACGAGCGGCTCCAGGCCCCAAGTGGCAGTGGCCGAATGGCCAATTTGCAGACAAGTTTTTGAATGGCGCTGCAAGGTCGGAAGAATGGCGAAAATATGGACCGGTTTACAGAGTTTGGGCCGGTCCTAAGCCAGAAAT AGTTCTTACGACTCCTGAAGATCTCAAAGTTTTCCATACAGACTCCGATAAACACACGAAGCCTTTGGACGGCAATTTCGGCTGGTTTTTTGACAAAGTTCTGGGACGTTGTGTTGGCCTACTTTCACTTGACGAATGGAAAAATATGCGACGAGTAGTCGATCCCTCATTTACTCACGGTGCTTCAGTCAAACGCATTAGTGTTACGGAATCAGATGCCAGAGCTTTTGTCGAAAACTTGCATACAATTTCGAATGAGGGAGCCGAAATAGCAAAAACCAAAGGCCGGTTTACTGTCCCTGCCATGGCAGCATTCATGAAGTTTCCCTTCATTTTTACAGCTGAGGTGGTCTACGGCAATATGACTGAAGCTGAGAAAGAAGAACTCTGGGAGATTGCAGAGAAGCGTCAGGCACTgttgcctttctttttcaaggGGAGCTTCTATCGTACTTCATACCTTAAATGGTTTGACCGACCTGCCTACAACCAGCTTCAGGAGTTTTTGGACTCTTGGGCCGAATTCAATACTCGCATGGCTAGATCTCGACGTGAACAAGGCCTTCCGCTTCCGATCGTTACATACTGGGACGAGTATCTTCAAGGAAATATTACTTTGGAACAG GTGACACATACTCTGGACGAAATGCTCTTTGCAAACTTGGATGTCACGACCCACGTTCTTACATGGGCAATCACTCTTATTGCCGATCATGAGAATGCTAAGAAGGAGCTTCGAGAAGAAATCGAAGCCCACAAAGATAATCTCCAAGAGTATATCACCAACGTCAATACTCACCTACACCGATGTTACTATGAGTCTCTACGGTTGAGGCCTATTGCAG TCTTCAGCATCGGCGAGAGCGCTCCCAGTGTTAAGAACTTCCGTGGTATACACGTAAAGCCAAAC ACTATGGTGCTTGTGGACACATATGCTATCAACGTTCGCAATCCATTCTGGGGTCCCAACAGTGAAGAGTACGACCCTAATCGATTCAGGAACCTCAAATCGACAGAC CTACGATACAACCTCTTTGTCTTCGGATTCGGCTACAGAAAATGCTTAGGACAGTACTTGGCAGGGCACATGGTGAAAGCTATCCTTGTACACCTGTTCTCTCAGTACGAAGCCAAAATCATCGAcggaaggaaaggaaaggctGACTATGACATTGATAAAACCACTTGGGTTCCTGTCGCGGATGTCACCGTCGAGCTAACCAAGCTGTAG